In the genome of Vanacampus margaritifer isolate UIUO_Vmar chromosome 1, RoL_Vmar_1.0, whole genome shotgun sequence, one region contains:
- the pcbp2 gene encoding poly(rC)-binding protein 2 isoform X2, which produces MDSSLVEGGLNVTLTIRLLMHGKEVGSIIGKKGESVKKMREESGARINISEGNCPERIITLAGPTTSIFKAFSMIIEKLEEDISTSMTNSTATSKPPVTMRLVVPASQCGSLIGKGGCKIKEIRESAGAQVQVAGDMLPNSTERAITVAGTPQSIIECVKQICVVMLESPPKGVTIPYRPKPSGSPVIFAGGQAYAVQGQHAIPQPDLTKLHQMAMQQSPFPIPHSNQSFQAGMDASAQTGSHELTIPNDLIGCIIGRQGAKINEIRQMSGAQIKIANPVEGSTDRQVTITGSHASINLAEYLINARLSSEATGLAAN; this is translated from the exons ATGGACTCAAGCTTGGTTGAAGGAGGACTTAATGTCACCTTAACTATCAGGTTACTCATGCATGGAAAG GAGGTTGGAAGTATCATTGGCAAG AAAGGAGAAtcggttaagaaaatgagagAGGAG AGCGGAGCTCGCATCAACATCTCTGAGGGGAACTGTCCAGAGAGGATCATAACCCTTGCAGGACCCACCACCTCCATTTTCAAAGCATTCTCCATGATCATTGAGAAACTGGAGGAG GACATCAGTACCTCAATGACCAACAGTACAGCCACCAGCAAACCACCGGTCACCATGCGCCTCGTTGTGCCTGCCAGCCAATGCGGCTCACTCATCGGCAAAGGGGGTTGCAAGATCAAAGAAATTAGAGAG TCAGCAGGAGCTCAGGTACAAGTAGCCGGGGACATGTTGCCCAATTCAACAGAACGTGCCATCACTGTTGCAGGGACTCCACAGTCCATTATTGAGTGTGTCAAGCAGATCTGTGTTGTCATGCTTgag TCCCCTCCGAAGGGAGTAACCATCCCATACCGACCCAAACCCTCAGGCTCTCCTGTCATCTTTGCAGGTGGTCAG GCATATGCTGTCCAAGGACAGCACGCCATTCCTCAGCCTGAT CTCACCAAACTTCACCAGATGGCCATGCAGCAGAGCCCCTTCCCCATTCCGCACAGCAACCAGAGCTTCCAGG CTGGGATGGACGCCTCTGCACAAACTGGCTCGCATGAGCTCACCATTCCAAACGAC CTCATCGGCTGCATCATCGGCCGTCAGGGCGCAAAGATCAATGAGATCCGTCAGATGTCAGGCGCTCAGATCAAAATTGCTAATCCTGTGGAGGGTTCCACCGACAGACAGGTCACCATCACCGGCTCCCATGCCAGCATCAACCTTGCTGAGTACCTGATTAATGCTCG GCTGTCCTCTGAAGCGACTGGACTCGCAGCCAACTGA
- the pcbp2 gene encoding poly(rC)-binding protein 2 isoform X1, whose translation MDSSLVEGGLNVTLTIRLLMHGKEVGSIIGKKGESVKKMREESGARINISEGNCPERIITLAGPTTSIFKAFSMIIEKLEEDISTSMTNSTATSKPPVTMRLVVPASQCGSLIGKGGCKIKEIRESAGAQVQVAGDMLPNSTERAITVAGTPQSIIECVKQICVVMLESPPKGVTIPYRPKPSGSPVIFAGGQAYAVQGQHAIPQPDVSEGPSLTKLHQMAMQQSPFPIPHSNQSFQAGMDASAQTGSHELTIPNDLIGCIIGRQGAKINEIRQMSGAQIKIANPVEGSTDRQVTITGSHASINLAEYLINARLSSEATGLAAN comes from the exons ATGGACTCAAGCTTGGTTGAAGGAGGACTTAATGTCACCTTAACTATCAGGTTACTCATGCATGGAAAG GAGGTTGGAAGTATCATTGGCAAG AAAGGAGAAtcggttaagaaaatgagagAGGAG AGCGGAGCTCGCATCAACATCTCTGAGGGGAACTGTCCAGAGAGGATCATAACCCTTGCAGGACCCACCACCTCCATTTTCAAAGCATTCTCCATGATCATTGAGAAACTGGAGGAG GACATCAGTACCTCAATGACCAACAGTACAGCCACCAGCAAACCACCGGTCACCATGCGCCTCGTTGTGCCTGCCAGCCAATGCGGCTCACTCATCGGCAAAGGGGGTTGCAAGATCAAAGAAATTAGAGAG TCAGCAGGAGCTCAGGTACAAGTAGCCGGGGACATGTTGCCCAATTCAACAGAACGTGCCATCACTGTTGCAGGGACTCCACAGTCCATTATTGAGTGTGTCAAGCAGATCTGTGTTGTCATGCTTgag TCCCCTCCGAAGGGAGTAACCATCCCATACCGACCCAAACCCTCAGGCTCTCCTGTCATCTTTGCAGGTGGTCAG GCATATGCTGTCCAAGGACAGCACGCCATTCCTCAGCCTGATGTAAGTGAAGGGCCTTCT CTCACCAAACTTCACCAGATGGCCATGCAGCAGAGCCCCTTCCCCATTCCGCACAGCAACCAGAGCTTCCAGG CTGGGATGGACGCCTCTGCACAAACTGGCTCGCATGAGCTCACCATTCCAAACGAC CTCATCGGCTGCATCATCGGCCGTCAGGGCGCAAAGATCAATGAGATCCGTCAGATGTCAGGCGCTCAGATCAAAATTGCTAATCCTGTGGAGGGTTCCACCGACAGACAGGTCACCATCACCGGCTCCCATGCCAGCATCAACCTTGCTGAGTACCTGATTAATGCTCG GCTGTCCTCTGAAGCGACTGGACTCGCAGCCAACTGA
- the pcbp2 gene encoding poly(rC)-binding protein 2 isoform X3, whose translation MERRLEVSLASLFCKCYLSAQQKGESVKKMREESGARINISEGNCPERIITLAGPTTSIFKAFSMIIEKLEEDISTSMTNSTATSKPPVTMRLVVPASQCGSLIGKGGCKIKEIRESAGAQVQVAGDMLPNSTERAITVAGTPQSIIECVKQICVVMLESPPKGVTIPYRPKPSGSPVIFAGGQAYAVQGQHAIPQPDVSEGPSLTKLHQMAMQQSPFPIPHSNQSFQAGMDASAQTGSHELTIPNDLIGCIIGRQGAKINEIRQMSGAQIKIANPVEGSTDRQVTITGSHASINLAEYLINARLSSEATGLAAN comes from the exons ATGGAAAG GAGGTTGGAAGTATCATTGGCAAG tttgttttgtaaatgttatttGTCTGCACAACAGAAAGGAGAAtcggttaagaaaatgagagAGGAG AGCGGAGCTCGCATCAACATCTCTGAGGGGAACTGTCCAGAGAGGATCATAACCCTTGCAGGACCCACCACCTCCATTTTCAAAGCATTCTCCATGATCATTGAGAAACTGGAGGAG GACATCAGTACCTCAATGACCAACAGTACAGCCACCAGCAAACCACCGGTCACCATGCGCCTCGTTGTGCCTGCCAGCCAATGCGGCTCACTCATCGGCAAAGGGGGTTGCAAGATCAAAGAAATTAGAGAG TCAGCAGGAGCTCAGGTACAAGTAGCCGGGGACATGTTGCCCAATTCAACAGAACGTGCCATCACTGTTGCAGGGACTCCACAGTCCATTATTGAGTGTGTCAAGCAGATCTGTGTTGTCATGCTTgag TCCCCTCCGAAGGGAGTAACCATCCCATACCGACCCAAACCCTCAGGCTCTCCTGTCATCTTTGCAGGTGGTCAG GCATATGCTGTCCAAGGACAGCACGCCATTCCTCAGCCTGATGTAAGTGAAGGGCCTTCT CTCACCAAACTTCACCAGATGGCCATGCAGCAGAGCCCCTTCCCCATTCCGCACAGCAACCAGAGCTTCCAGG CTGGGATGGACGCCTCTGCACAAACTGGCTCGCATGAGCTCACCATTCCAAACGAC CTCATCGGCTGCATCATCGGCCGTCAGGGCGCAAAGATCAATGAGATCCGTCAGATGTCAGGCGCTCAGATCAAAATTGCTAATCCTGTGGAGGGTTCCACCGACAGACAGGTCACCATCACCGGCTCCCATGCCAGCATCAACCTTGCTGAGTACCTGATTAATGCTCG GCTGTCCTCTGAAGCGACTGGACTCGCAGCCAACTGA